The genomic region GCGCCAATATTTCCAATACGCTTCCCCACATCAGACCTTCTTCTATAATAAAATACTCCAAAAAGATAAAATGCTTTGCCTGTTTCAGTTGAATAAGCATTTCTTTCCACTTCGCTTTTCCGGAAGGGAAATATGTTACTTCAGTTTGATTAAAAACCGGATGACATCCGGTATATCGGAGATACTGAGCAAGCGATGCAGCACCCTTATCTTGTACTGCAAGAGAAGCGGCAACCTGCGGATCTTGCGGAATAGTATCTTGCGTCAGCGTAAAAAGATTATTCAGATGTTTCCGCGCCAAGCGGTTTCCCGGATCACTTTGGGTATACCAAAACAACAAAGCGCCGAATGCAGGGAGCATCATGATGATAACAAGCCACGTAATTTTTGCAGTAGGATCAATATCGGAATTCAGTAAATACAGCACCATCGCAACGATGAATAAAGACTGGACAATAGAATAATAAGGGAATATTTCTTTAAACCGATACGGAATACTGAATAAAATAAATGCCTGCAAGCCTAATAAAACGAGGAATACCCCTAAACGGCTAAACAGTGCACGTACAAGTCCCTTCCGGCCTTTTTTGAGTAAATATAAACCTTTGCGTTTTCTCCGTTTTTTTTCTTTCGTATTATCCTCGCTTATGGGAACTGTATCCGATTAAGCACAAAATGTAAACGTGAGGATAATCAACATGCCCCGCTGCAGAGCACTTGCATATTAAACTCCCCGCGAGCATCTCTAAAAAGCTAACCGAGTTTTTAGAGATACCTATACATGCTTGAGCAAATATGTTATAACAGGCTTACAAATTAAATCTAAGGAGTATTTTATGAAAAAACACTATGTTATAGCGTTTTTATTTTGTTGTATCACCGCGATGCTCTGTGCAGGCGGTAAAAAGGAGCCGGCCACGGCGGCTCAGGCAAAATCAGCCGGCAATTCATCCGCTCAAGCAGCTTATACCGTAAAGGTGGTTGTGCCCGCTAATGCTCCGGCAATTTGTATCGCAAAAATGGCATCCGACGCCGCCGCTGTTGCCGACGGTGCGGTTACGGAATATGAAGTGTTGCAAGCACCCGATATGCTGCAAGCACGGCTGCTTTCCGGAGAAGCGGATATCGCTATCGTCCCTTCAAACCTCTCCGCTATTTTATACGCAAAAGGTACCGGTGTCCGACTTGCAGGCGCCGTCGTTTGGGGAATTCTCTATGGACTTACCTCAGAATCAGTCAATTCTATCGAAGATTTAAGAGGAAAAACAATTATCACTTTCGGAAGAGGTCTTACCCCGGATGTCACGGTACGGGAGCTTTTAAACGCCTACGGACTTACTCCCGATAAGGACGTAATCTTTAACTATGTACAGTCGGGACAAGAAGCGGCAGCTGCTTTTATCAGCGGAAAAGGCTCTTTTGTTATTTTACCTGAGCCGATGGTTAGCATGGTATTAACCAAAAAACCCGGATCAAAGGTGTTCCTCGACGTACAGAACGCATGGAAAGAAAAACTCGGTGGAGACAGCTCCTACCCACAGGCAGTCGTGGTCGTACAAAAAAAACTCATCGAAAATCATCCCGATTACGTTGCTCGCTTCTTAGCTCAACTGGAACAATCAATAAACTGGGCAAAAGAAAACCCCAAGCAAGCGGGAGAAGCCACCGCAAAGCTGCAAAAAGGTATTCAAGCACCGCTTATTGCAAAAGGAATAAGCCGAATGAATATGCAGTTTGTGAACGCCGAACAAACCCGCCCCGCACTTGAGCGATATTTCTCCATTCTCTATAAGGCTGATCCGAAATTTATCGGCGGGGCCATGCCTCAGGATGATTTCTATTACACCACAGCAAAATAGCGATACGGGCAGCGGCAACGGTAAGGACCGAACTCGAGCAGTATACCGGCTCTGCGGACTCGTCGCGGGGCTGGGACTATGGCAGTTAACAGCCGTGCTGATAGCACAACCGCTCATTGTGCCGAGACTTGAAGCTATTGCCGCCGCTACGGTCGATATTCTTACCGGAGAAGATTTCTTTTTAACCGTTGCTGCAACGCTTTTACGCATTGCGGCAACGATCGCTATAGATACCGTCATTGCTTTTTTACTGGGAATTGCAGCCGGCGTGTCCGCGCGAATCGAAGCAGCGCTCAGCCCTTTTGAAACTGCCATGCGTGCTGTCCCGACGATGGGTATTCTGCTCCTCTCGCTGATATGGTTTAATTCCGAGATCACCCCTATTTTTGTCGCAAGCCTTATCGCGCTTCCGCTGCTGTACCGCGGCGTGGTAAACGGCGTTAAAAACATCGACATTCGTCTTATCCAAATGTCTACCGGTTTCCAAGTCTCCTTCGTGCGCAAACTTAAACAGCTGTACATTCCTTCCATTAGGCCGTTTACACTCACCGCATATTCCGCAACGCTTGGGTTGTTGGTAAAGGTTATGGTTACCGCCGAAGTACTCAGCCAGCCACGGAGAGGCATCGGTACGGAGTTCCAGATTGCACGTGCTCAGTTGGATACCGCAACGATTTTCGGCTGGGGAATCATTGTGATCGTCTTTGCCGCTCTTATGGAGCAGGCAGCAAAACGTATTCT from Treponema vincentii harbors:
- a CDS encoding ABC transporter substrate-binding protein, which gives rise to MKKHYVIAFLFCCITAMLCAGGKKEPATAAQAKSAGNSSAQAAYTVKVVVPANAPAICIAKMASDAAAVADGAVTEYEVLQAPDMLQARLLSGEADIAIVPSNLSAILYAKGTGVRLAGAVVWGILYGLTSESVNSIEDLRGKTIITFGRGLTPDVTVRELLNAYGLTPDKDVIFNYVQSGQEAAAAFISGKGSFVILPEPMVSMVLTKKPGSKVFLDVQNAWKEKLGGDSSYPQAVVVVQKKLIENHPDYVARFLAQLEQSINWAKENPKQAGEATAKLQKGIQAPLIAKGISRMNMQFVNAEQTRPALERYFSILYKADPKFIGGAMPQDDFYYTTAK
- a CDS encoding ATP-binding cassette domain-containing protein, with amino-acid sequence MISITPQQNSDTGSGNGKDRTRAVYRLCGLVAGLGLWQLTAVLIAQPLIVPRLEAIAAATVDILTGEDFFLTVAATLLRIAATIAIDTVIAFLLGIAAGVSARIEAALSPFETAMRAVPTMGILLLSLIWFNSEITPIFVASLIALPLLYRGVVNGVKNIDIRLIQMSTGFQVSFVRKLKQLYIPSIRPFTLTAYSATLGLLVKVMVTAEVLSQPRRGIGTEFQIARAQLDTATIFGWGIIVIVFAALMEQAAKRILSYNKARKAMQTADADTALPDTPVNTGENFDTDVYADIGKQAAEIHIDRISFNFESVPVFQSFSLEVKPARINYILGRSGRGKTTLLFLIAGFLHPQHGTIRILPPNAKIGFAYQDLRLIPHLTAEQNIRYILPPDYGTEKAKRIARQYLQMFGLQGFEHFLPAELSGGMQRRVSLARALAYPSEILLLDEAFDSLDPETKKAAARVFSRIVRQQRRTVLCVTHDPVFTQLIEGITLDVPNGH